The following proteins are encoded in a genomic region of Actinomadura sp. NAK00032:
- a CDS encoding PLP-dependent aminotransferase family protein, with product MKDDSSVAALADALRADVHRMTPGERLPSSRALVERHRVSPVTVSRALGLLSAEGLVVTRPGSGAFAAERRRPAAEPADFGWQAVTLGDRAVDPSGVSWLLTPPPDGVVPLSGGYPHPALQPVRALATAAARAARRPDAWAMPPLGGLPELRAWFARTVGGAVTPADVLITSGGQQSLTTVLRALLPPGAPLLVESPTYLGVLSVARAGGLHPVPVPVDADGIRPDLLAEAFALSGARVLYCQPAFHNPTGAVLSAERRARVLDVARAAGAFVVEDDFARHLGIAAPPPPLIAGDADGRVVHIASLTKATAPSLRIAAVVARGPVAARIRATQLVEEFFPARPLQETLLELVSSPGWPRHLRAVRAALPARRDALLGALARDLPELRVSRPAGGLHLWARLPDGADDAAVAEAALRAGVLVSAGRPFFPAEAPAPYLRLSYGTAAGEAELAEGVRRLATVLGS from the coding sequence ATGAAAGACGATAGCAGTGTGGCGGCGCTCGCCGACGCGCTGCGCGCCGACGTCCACCGCATGACCCCCGGCGAGCGGCTGCCGTCGAGCCGGGCGCTGGTGGAGCGGCACCGGGTCAGCCCGGTCACGGTGTCGCGGGCCCTCGGGCTGCTGTCCGCCGAGGGGCTGGTGGTGACGCGGCCGGGCAGCGGCGCGTTCGCCGCCGAGCGCCGCCGGCCCGCCGCCGAGCCCGCCGACTTCGGCTGGCAGGCGGTGACGCTCGGCGACCGCGCCGTCGACCCGTCCGGCGTGTCGTGGCTGCTCACCCCGCCGCCCGACGGCGTGGTGCCGCTCAGCGGCGGCTACCCGCACCCCGCGCTGCAGCCGGTCCGGGCGCTCGCCACGGCGGCGGCGCGGGCCGCCCGGCGCCCGGACGCGTGGGCGATGCCGCCGCTCGGCGGGCTGCCGGAGCTGCGCGCCTGGTTCGCCCGGACGGTCGGCGGCGCCGTCACCCCCGCCGACGTGCTGATCACCAGCGGCGGCCAGCAGTCGCTGACGACGGTGCTGCGGGCGCTGCTGCCGCCCGGCGCGCCCCTGCTGGTGGAGTCCCCGACCTACCTCGGCGTGCTGTCGGTCGCGCGGGCGGGCGGGCTGCACCCGGTGCCGGTCCCGGTGGACGCCGACGGAATCCGCCCCGACCTGCTCGCCGAGGCGTTCGCGCTGAGCGGCGCGCGCGTCCTGTACTGCCAGCCGGCCTTCCACAACCCGACCGGGGCGGTGCTGAGCGCCGAGCGGCGCGCGCGGGTGCTGGACGTGGCGCGGGCGGCGGGCGCCTTCGTGGTGGAGGACGACTTCGCCCGCCACCTCGGCATCGCCGCGCCCCCGCCGCCGCTGATCGCCGGCGACGCCGACGGCCGCGTCGTGCACATCGCGTCGCTGACGAAGGCGACCGCGCCCAGCCTGCGGATCGCGGCGGTGGTGGCCCGGGGGCCGGTCGCCGCGCGGATCCGCGCGACGCAGCTCGTCGAGGAGTTCTTCCCGGCCCGGCCGCTCCAGGAGACGCTGCTCGAACTGGTCAGCTCGCCGGGCTGGCCGCGTCATCTGCGGGCCGTCCGGGCGGCGCTGCCGGCGCGCCGGGACGCGCTGCTCGGCGCGCTCGCCCGCGACCTGCCCGAGCTGCGGGTGAGCCGTCCGGCGGGCGGCCTGCACCTGTGGGCCCGGCTGCCGGACGGCGCCGACGACGCGGCCGTCGCCGAGGCCGCACTGCGCGCCGGGGTCCTGGTCAGCGCGGGCCGGCCGTTCTTCCCCGCCGAGGCCCCCGCGCCGTACCTGCGGCTCAGCTACGGGACGGCGGCCGGCGAGGCCGAGCTGGCCGAGGGCGTGCGCCGCCTCGCGACCGTCCTCGGGTCATGA
- a CDS encoding MFS transporter, protein MPESLSLTPPRPDTAAPAVRHRRLVMAVISLGVSLIIVDATIVGVLLPRIVADLGLTTTDAEWVTSVYALVFAALLIPFGRAGDLFGRRRMFVLGTAVFAAASVAAALAGDGSGLIGARALQGVGASMVLPAALSTLNTVFTDRDRAVAFGIWGSMISGMAALGPLLGGAVAAGGGWRWAFGINLPLGAALIAAALRLMPETRRPGGGSARREIDWAGGLLSALGLGALVCGIIEGQTYGWWAATRPFSMAGFHWPETGLSPVPVVLALGAVLIAALVVVERSRAAAGRPVMLDMALFRIPNFRRGNLASALINVGELGLLFVLPLFLLGVHGTGPLQISLAVLPLAVGAFLSGGYAGRLANRRGAHRVVQTGMVLEVGAVLGLALTVSATTGGLGLAPWMLLYGIGLGLTSAQLTNVSLADVPPEQSGQASGTQSTARQVGAALGIAAIGTVFATSLGHAMADRLAAESALPPARQAAMAHDLRESAGTYGRDLHGAPGLAVEARAADASLATATRHAALTTAAILALGLAASLRLRPSGDLHRGESKR, encoded by the coding sequence GTGCCCGAGTCCCTCTCCCTGACACCGCCGCGCCCCGACACGGCGGCGCCCGCCGTCCGGCACCGCCGACTCGTGATGGCCGTCATCAGCCTCGGCGTCTCGCTGATCATCGTGGACGCCACGATCGTCGGCGTGCTGCTCCCCCGGATCGTCGCGGACCTGGGCCTCACCACCACCGACGCCGAATGGGTCACCTCCGTCTACGCGCTGGTGTTCGCGGCGCTGCTGATCCCGTTCGGGCGGGCCGGCGACCTGTTCGGGCGGCGCCGGATGTTCGTGCTCGGCACCGCGGTGTTCGCGGCGGCGAGCGTCGCCGCCGCGCTCGCCGGGGACGGGTCGGGCCTGATCGGCGCGCGGGCCCTGCAGGGCGTCGGCGCCTCGATGGTCCTGCCGGCCGCGCTGTCCACGCTGAACACGGTCTTCACCGACCGTGACCGGGCCGTCGCGTTCGGCATCTGGGGCTCGATGATCAGCGGCATGGCCGCGCTCGGCCCGCTGCTCGGCGGCGCCGTCGCGGCCGGCGGCGGCTGGCGCTGGGCGTTCGGGATCAACCTGCCGCTCGGCGCCGCGCTCATCGCGGCGGCGCTGCGGCTGATGCCGGAGACCCGGCGGCCGGGCGGCGGCAGCGCCCGCCGCGAGATCGACTGGGCGGGCGGGCTGCTGTCCGCGCTCGGGCTCGGCGCGCTCGTCTGCGGGATCATCGAGGGCCAGACCTACGGCTGGTGGGCCGCGACGCGCCCGTTCTCGATGGCCGGGTTCCACTGGCCGGAGACGGGTCTGTCGCCCGTCCCGGTGGTCCTCGCGCTCGGCGCGGTGCTCATCGCCGCGCTGGTCGTCGTGGAGCGGTCCAGGGCGGCGGCCGGGCGTCCGGTGATGCTCGACATGGCCCTGTTCCGCATCCCCAACTTCCGGCGCGGCAACCTGGCCTCCGCCCTCATCAACGTCGGCGAGCTCGGGCTGCTGTTCGTCCTGCCGCTGTTCCTGCTGGGCGTGCACGGCACCGGGCCGCTGCAGATCAGCCTCGCGGTGCTGCCGCTGGCGGTCGGGGCGTTCCTGTCCGGCGGGTACGCGGGCCGGCTCGCGAACAGGCGCGGCGCGCACCGGGTCGTCCAGACGGGCATGGTCCTGGAGGTCGGCGCGGTGCTCGGGCTGGCCCTCACCGTGTCGGCGACGACGGGCGGCCTCGGGCTCGCGCCCTGGATGCTGCTGTACGGGATCGGCCTCGGCCTGACATCGGCGCAGCTGACGAACGTGTCGCTGGCGGACGTCCCGCCGGAGCAGTCCGGGCAGGCGTCCGGCACCCAGTCGACGGCCCGGCAGGTGGGCGCGGCCCTCGGCATCGCCGCGATCGGGACGGTGTTCGCGACCAGCCTCGGGCACGCGATGGCCGACCGGCTGGCCGCGGAGTCCGCGCTGCCGCCCGCGCGGCAGGCCGCGATGGCGCACGACCTGCGGGAGAGCGCCGGGACCTACGGCCGCGACCTGCACGGCGCCCCCGGGCTGGCGGTGGAGGCCCGCGCGGCCGACGCGAGCCTCGCGACCGCGACCCGGCACGCGGCGCTCACCACCGCGGCGATCCTCGCGCTCGGGCTCGCCGCGTCGCTGCGGCTGCGCCCGAGTGGTGATCTCCATCGGGGAGAATCGAAGCGGTAG
- a CDS encoding CGNR zinc finger domain-containing protein, whose translation MTDAHPAPDPALLLADFVNTLDIDSGTDGFAAPAGLAAWLAERGLVPAGTAAGDADLRAATALREGLRDAMSAHHGPLEADVPAGLDGALAALPLRIALTGPRPALVPLDPPGTAAAGLARVAAAIMDAVAAGTWPRLKVCQEDTCRWAFLDTSKNRSRAWCSMRVCGNRTKTRAYRARRRPPAR comes from the coding sequence ATGACCGACGCGCACCCCGCACCAGACCCCGCGCTGCTGCTGGCGGACTTCGTCAACACGCTCGACATCGACTCCGGGACGGACGGCTTCGCCGCGCCCGCCGGCCTCGCCGCATGGCTGGCCGAGCGCGGCCTCGTGCCCGCCGGGACGGCGGCCGGCGACGCCGACCTGCGCGCCGCGACCGCGCTCCGCGAGGGGCTCCGCGATGCCATGTCCGCGCACCACGGGCCGCTGGAGGCCGACGTCCCCGCCGGCCTCGACGGCGCCCTCGCCGCCCTCCCGCTGCGGATCGCGCTCACCGGGCCGCGCCCGGCGCTCGTCCCGCTCGACCCGCCCGGCACGGCCGCCGCCGGCCTCGCCCGCGTCGCCGCCGCGATCATGGACGCGGTCGCCGCCGGGACGTGGCCGCGGCTGAAGGTCTGCCAGGAGGACACCTGCCGCTGGGCGTTCCTCGACACGTCCAAGAACCGCTCCCGCGCCTGGTGCTCGATGCGCGTCTGCGGCAACCGCACCAAGACCCGCGCCTACCGGGCCCGCCGCCGCCCCCCGGCTCGCTAG
- a CDS encoding VOC family protein: protein MTAATPKVTTLVFDCADLDAMAAFWGGLLGMKTTSREDDWLDLEPLAGEGPVLAFQLVPEGKAVKNRLHLDLEVPDIRAAGERARRLGAVPDGEPMGNPERPFQVWHDPEGNEFCLCTG from the coding sequence ATGACCGCTGCGACCCCGAAGGTGACCACGCTCGTCTTCGACTGCGCCGACCTCGACGCCATGGCCGCGTTCTGGGGCGGGCTGCTCGGCATGAAGACGACCTCGCGCGAGGACGACTGGCTCGACCTGGAACCGCTCGCCGGGGAGGGGCCGGTGCTGGCGTTCCAGCTCGTCCCCGAGGGCAAGGCGGTCAAGAACCGGCTGCACCTCGACCTGGAGGTGCCCGACATCCGCGCGGCGGGGGAGCGGGCGCGGCGGCTCGGCGCCGTCCCGGACGGGGAGCCGATGGGCAACCCGGAGCGGCCCTTCCAGGTCTGGCACGACCCCGAGGGCAACGAGTTCTGCCTCTGCACGGGCTGA
- the dapA gene encoding 4-hydroxy-tetrahydrodipicolinate synthase, whose amino-acid sequence MAPSTTTDAPFGRMLTAMVTPFLPDGGVDYDGAARLATHLVDERRHDGLVVNGTTGESPTTSDDEKSKLLRAVIEAVGDRAVIVAGAGTNHTEHTLKLARQAEAAGAHGLLVVTPYYNKPPQEGLVRHFTAVADATGLPCMLYDIPGRAGVPIENDTLVQLADHPRIIAVKDAKGDLFGASRVMAATDLVWYSGDDVLNLPWLSVGAAGFVSVVGHVVGVELHEMIDAYRAGEHGRALEIHRRLLPVVTAIMTRTQGAIAVKAALNLLGLPGGGALRAPLVEATPEFAARLREDLTIGGVKVPEVAMPEVTR is encoded by the coding sequence ATGGCACCCAGCACAACGACTGACGCTCCGTTTGGACGGATGCTGACCGCCATGGTCACCCCGTTCCTGCCCGACGGCGGCGTCGACTACGACGGCGCCGCGCGCCTCGCGACCCACCTGGTCGACGAGCGGCGCCACGACGGCCTCGTCGTCAACGGGACGACGGGCGAGTCGCCCACGACGAGCGACGACGAGAAGAGCAAACTTCTGCGCGCGGTCATCGAGGCGGTCGGCGACCGCGCGGTGATCGTCGCCGGTGCCGGCACGAACCACACCGAGCACACCCTGAAACTCGCGCGGCAGGCCGAGGCCGCCGGCGCGCACGGGCTGCTCGTGGTCACGCCCTACTACAACAAGCCCCCGCAGGAGGGCCTCGTCCGCCACTTCACCGCCGTGGCCGACGCGACGGGCCTGCCCTGCATGCTGTACGACATCCCGGGGCGCGCCGGGGTGCCGATCGAGAACGACACGCTCGTCCAGCTCGCCGACCATCCGCGGATCATCGCCGTGAAGGACGCCAAGGGCGACCTGTTCGGCGCGTCCCGGGTGATGGCCGCGACCGATCTGGTCTGGTACTCCGGCGACGACGTCCTCAACCTGCCCTGGCTCTCGGTCGGCGCGGCGGGGTTCGTCAGCGTGGTCGGACATGTCGTCGGCGTCGAACTCCATGAGATGATCGACGCATACCGCGCCGGTGAGCACGGGCGGGCGCTGGAGATCCACCGGCGGCTGCTGCCCGTGGTCACCGCCATCATGACCCGAACGCAGGGCGCCATCGCCGTCAAGGCAGCGCTGAACCTGCTCGGCCTTCCCGGAGGCGGCGCGCTCCGCGCGCCGCTGGTGGAGGCCACGCCGGAGTTCGCGGCGCGCCTGCGAGAAGACCTCACGATAGGGGGAGTCAAAGTGCCTGAGGTCGCCATGCCGGAGGTCACCCGGTGA
- a CDS encoding DMT family transporter: MKTKDSATVTAPIADAPRGAGLRLAALGVLAFSFTLPGTVFALDGMDPYLVGVGRSAAAAVLAAAALLAVRARPPRRDQWAGLAVAAGGVVFGFPVLSTLALDRGASSAHAAVVVGLLPAATAVCGVLRAGERPSGAFWLAGAAGTACVTGFTAVRGGGHFTAADLLLFGALVAAAAGYTEGGRLARDMPGWRVISWALLLAAPVTVPVTGWLLAATGPEWTGRAAAGFGYVAAVSAYLGFFAWYEGLARAGIARGGQVQLAQPVLTLLWSGLLLGEAVDAATALAAVAVLVCVALTQRARVRISP; encoded by the coding sequence ATGAAGACCAAAGATAGCGCTACTGTCACCGCGCCGATAGCGGACGCTCCCCGCGGCGCGGGTCTGCGGCTCGCCGCGCTCGGCGTGCTGGCCTTCTCGTTCACCCTGCCGGGCACGGTCTTCGCCCTGGACGGCATGGACCCGTACCTGGTCGGCGTCGGCCGCTCCGCCGCCGCGGCCGTCCTCGCCGCCGCCGCGCTGCTGGCGGTGCGCGCCCGCCCGCCGCGCCGCGACCAGTGGGCCGGGCTCGCGGTCGCGGCGGGCGGCGTGGTCTTCGGGTTCCCCGTGCTGTCCACGCTCGCGCTCGACCGGGGCGCCTCGTCCGCGCACGCGGCGGTCGTGGTCGGGCTGCTGCCCGCCGCCACCGCCGTGTGCGGCGTGCTGCGCGCGGGCGAGCGGCCCTCCGGGGCGTTCTGGCTCGCCGGCGCGGCGGGCACCGCCTGCGTCACCGGCTTCACCGCGGTCCGCGGCGGCGGCCACTTCACCGCCGCCGACCTGCTGCTGTTCGGCGCCCTCGTGGCCGCGGCCGCCGGCTACACCGAGGGCGGGCGGCTGGCCCGGGACATGCCCGGCTGGCGCGTGATCTCCTGGGCGCTGCTGCTGGCCGCGCCGGTCACCGTCCCGGTCACCGGGTGGCTGCTCGCCGCGACCGGCCCCGAGTGGACGGGACGCGCCGCGGCCGGCTTCGGCTACGTCGCCGCCGTCTCCGCCTACCTGGGGTTCTTCGCCTGGTACGAGGGCCTCGCCCGGGCCGGGATCGCGCGCGGCGGCCAGGTGCAGCTCGCGCAGCCGGTGCTGACCCTGCTCTGGTCGGGGCTCCTGCTCGGCGAGGCGGTCGACGCCGCGACCGCGCTGGCCGCCGTCGCCGTGCTGGTCTGCGTGGCGCTCACCCAGCGCGCCCGCGTGCGGATCAGTCCTTGA
- a CDS encoding ribonuclease J — protein sequence MSHPHPELSDPPAPPEGGLRIVALGGLGEIGRNMTVFEYGGRLLIVDCGVLFPETEQPGVDLILPDFEYIRDRLDDVEAVVLTHGHEDHIGAVPYLLRERRDIPLVGSRLTLALLEAKLTEHRIRPVTDVVVEGERRVFGPFDCEFLAVNHSIPDALAVAVRTPAGLVLHTGDFKMDQLPLDGRLTDLPGFARLGAEGVDLLMADSTNAEVPGFVTSERNIGPVVDEVFRTAKERLIVACFASHIHRVQQVLDAAVANGRKVCFIGRSMVRNMGVARELGYLNVPDGIMVEQRELDDIPADRLVLVCTGSQGEPMSALSRMANRDHSIRITEGDTVMLASSLIPGNENAVNRVINGLTRWGARVVHKGNALVHVSGHASAGELLYVLNVTKPANFVPIHGEWRHLRAHAKLAALTGVPDEGVVIAEDGVVVDLVDGRAKIVGAVPAGYVYVDGLSVGEVTETSLKDRRILGEEGFVSIVIGIDSTSGKIVAGPEVHARGAGIVNEDFDDVIARIEAAMRDAAGDGVNDLHQMSQLIRRTVGKWVSDNYRRRPMIVPVVVEV from the coding sequence GTGAGTCATCCTCACCCGGAGCTCTCGGACCCGCCCGCGCCGCCCGAGGGCGGGCTGCGCATCGTCGCGCTCGGCGGGCTGGGGGAGATCGGCCGCAACATGACGGTGTTCGAGTACGGCGGACGCCTGCTCATCGTCGACTGCGGCGTGCTGTTCCCCGAGACCGAGCAGCCCGGCGTCGATCTGATCCTGCCCGACTTCGAGTACATCAGGGACCGCCTCGACGACGTCGAGGCCGTCGTCCTCACGCACGGCCACGAAGACCACATCGGCGCCGTGCCCTACCTGCTGCGCGAACGCCGCGACATCCCCCTCGTCGGCTCCAGGCTCACGCTCGCGCTGCTGGAGGCCAAGCTCACCGAGCACCGCATCAGACCGGTCACCGACGTGGTGGTGGAGGGCGAGCGGCGCGTCTTCGGGCCGTTCGACTGCGAGTTCCTCGCCGTCAACCACTCCATCCCGGACGCGCTCGCCGTGGCCGTCCGCACCCCCGCCGGGCTCGTCCTGCACACCGGCGACTTCAAGATGGACCAGCTCCCGCTGGACGGCCGGCTCACCGACCTGCCCGGCTTCGCCCGGCTCGGCGCCGAGGGCGTCGACCTGCTGATGGCCGACTCGACCAACGCCGAGGTGCCCGGCTTCGTCACCAGCGAGCGCAACATCGGCCCGGTCGTGGACGAGGTGTTCCGCACCGCGAAGGAGCGGCTCATCGTCGCCTGCTTCGCCTCCCACATCCACCGCGTCCAGCAGGTCCTGGACGCCGCCGTCGCCAACGGCCGCAAGGTCTGCTTCATCGGCCGGTCCATGGTCCGCAACATGGGGGTCGCGCGCGAGCTCGGCTACCTCAACGTGCCCGACGGCATCATGGTCGAGCAGCGGGAGCTGGACGACATCCCCGCCGACCGGCTGGTGCTGGTGTGCACCGGGTCCCAGGGCGAGCCGATGTCGGCGCTGTCGCGGATGGCCAACCGCGACCACTCGATCCGCATCACCGAGGGCGACACCGTCATGCTCGCGTCCTCGCTGATCCCCGGCAACGAGAACGCGGTCAACCGCGTCATCAACGGCCTCACCCGGTGGGGCGCCCGCGTCGTGCACAAGGGCAACGCGCTCGTGCACGTGTCCGGGCACGCCTCCGCCGGTGAGCTGCTGTACGTGCTGAACGTGACGAAGCCCGCCAACTTCGTCCCGATCCACGGCGAGTGGCGGCACCTGCGCGCGCACGCCAAGCTGGCCGCGCTCACCGGCGTCCCGGACGAGGGCGTCGTCATCGCCGAGGACGGCGTCGTCGTCGACCTGGTGGACGGGCGCGCCAAGATCGTCGGCGCCGTCCCCGCCGGGTACGTGTACGTGGACGGCCTGTCGGTCGGCGAGGTCACCGAGACCTCGCTGAAGGACCGGCGCATCCTCGGCGAGGAGGGGTTCGTCTCCATCGTCATCGGCATCGACTCGACGTCCGGCAAGATCGTCGCCGGGCCGGAGGTGCACGCCCGCGGCGCCGGCATCGTCAACGAGGACTTCGACGACGTCATCGCCCGGATCGAGGCCGCGATGCGGGACGCCGCCGGCGACGGGGTCAACGACCTGCACCAGATGAGCCAGCTCATCCGGCGCACCGTCGGCAAGTGGGTGAGCGACAACTACCGCCGCCGCCCGATGATCGTCCCGGTGGTCGTGGAGGTCTAG
- a CDS encoding DNA translocase FtsK has protein sequence MATRASGGAKTSSSRTGGSAARKPAGSSPRKRTSGTGKGGAAKGRGSGRGRPPQKPDPISQAVLGFFKLLFKLYLLAAVAVGSVFRAYGHGARNLDPEHRRDGLGLALLGSSIVLASVTWFRPDGVVTIALEKVVRGGIGILAMALPVLLALLAWRTLRHPEQHEDTGRVVIGITALGVGVLGILHIAAGVPSPAQDMDGVRESGGVVGWLVSAPLDAALSGWVAVPLLLLLSGFGLLVVTATPIAKVPERVGDLWAMATLQGRPEHPSETAGEEAAAPKKRRRKKKSDDGEDGDGELEVGEHSRPYDTPLLEDEPKKGDRPRRDLADELFEPDPFGADVPPPAPPLDDEAMDGPAGEADDDHVADPAMAGDAPHEVPDPTPAPRRSEQLPLSSSGEIYALPDPSALRPGSVSKPRTKANDTVVNALTGVLEQFDIDAQVTGFTRGPTITRYEIELGPAVKVEKVTALTKNIAYAVKSADVRIISPIPGKSAIGVEIPNTDKDIVSLGDVLRSPAATNEHHPMIVGLGKDVEGRTVVANLAKMPHILIAGATGAGKSTCINGLITSILMRATPDEVRMILVDPKRVELTMYQGIPHLITPIITNPKKAAEALEWVVGEMDRRYDDLAASGYRHIDDFNKAVKAGKLKPPPGSERVYTPYPYMLVIVDELADLMMVAPRDVEDSVVRITQLARAAGIHLVLATQRPSVDVVTGLIKANVPSRLAFATSSLSDSRVILDQPGAEKLVGQGDALFLPMGASKPMRLQNAYVAEKEIHGIVDHCKGQMEANYREDVAEANKPKKEIDEEIGDDMDLLVQAIELVVSTQFGSTSMLQRKLRVGFAKAGRLMDLMESRDIVGPSEGSKARDVLAKPDDLPGVLAELRGGG, from the coding sequence ATGGCCACACGTGCGTCCGGGGGCGCGAAGACCTCCTCCTCGCGCACGGGGGGCAGTGCGGCTCGCAAGCCCGCAGGTTCATCCCCCCGGAAGCGAACGAGCGGCACCGGCAAGGGCGGCGCCGCCAAGGGCCGCGGCTCGGGGCGGGGGCGGCCCCCGCAGAAGCCCGATCCGATCTCCCAGGCCGTCCTCGGGTTCTTCAAGCTCCTGTTCAAGCTGTACCTGCTCGCCGCCGTCGCGGTCGGCTCGGTCTTCCGCGCCTACGGGCACGGCGCCCGCAACCTCGACCCCGAGCACCGGCGCGACGGCCTCGGGCTGGCGCTGCTCGGCTCCTCGATCGTGCTGGCCTCGGTGACCTGGTTCCGGCCGGACGGCGTCGTCACGATCGCGCTGGAGAAGGTCGTGCGGGGCGGGATCGGCATCCTGGCGATGGCGCTGCCGGTGCTGCTGGCGCTGCTGGCGTGGCGGACGCTGCGCCACCCCGAGCAGCACGAGGACACCGGCCGCGTCGTCATCGGCATCACCGCGCTCGGCGTCGGCGTGCTCGGCATCCTGCACATCGCGGCCGGCGTCCCGTCCCCGGCGCAGGACATGGACGGCGTCCGCGAGTCCGGCGGCGTCGTCGGCTGGCTGGTGTCGGCGCCGCTGGACGCGGCGCTCAGCGGCTGGGTGGCCGTGCCGCTGCTGCTGCTCCTGTCCGGGTTCGGGCTGCTGGTCGTCACCGCGACGCCGATCGCGAAGGTCCCCGAGCGGGTCGGCGACCTGTGGGCGATGGCGACGCTGCAGGGCCGACCGGAGCACCCGTCCGAGACCGCGGGCGAAGAGGCGGCGGCGCCGAAGAAGCGGCGCCGCAAGAAGAAGTCCGACGACGGCGAGGACGGCGACGGCGAGCTGGAGGTCGGCGAGCACTCCCGGCCCTACGACACGCCGCTGCTGGAGGACGAGCCGAAGAAGGGCGACCGGCCGCGCCGCGACCTCGCCGACGAGCTGTTCGAACCGGACCCGTTCGGCGCCGACGTCCCGCCGCCCGCGCCGCCCCTCGACGACGAGGCGATGGACGGGCCGGCCGGCGAGGCGGACGACGACCACGTCGCCGACCCCGCCATGGCCGGGGACGCGCCGCACGAGGTGCCCGACCCGACCCCCGCGCCGCGCCGGTCCGAGCAGCTGCCGCTGTCGTCGTCCGGCGAGATCTACGCGCTGCCCGACCCGTCGGCGCTGCGGCCGGGCAGCGTGTCCAAGCCGCGGACGAAGGCCAACGACACGGTCGTGAACGCGCTCACCGGCGTGCTGGAGCAGTTCGACATCGACGCGCAGGTCACCGGGTTCACCCGGGGCCCGACGATCACCCGGTACGAGATCGAGCTTGGCCCGGCGGTGAAGGTCGAGAAGGTCACCGCGCTGACCAAGAACATCGCCTACGCGGTGAAGAGCGCCGATGTGCGGATCATCTCCCCGATCCCCGGCAAGTCGGCGATCGGGGTGGAGATCCCCAACACCGACAAGGACATCGTCAGCCTCGGCGACGTGCTGCGCTCGCCCGCCGCGACCAACGAGCACCACCCGATGATCGTCGGGCTCGGCAAGGACGTCGAGGGCCGCACGGTCGTGGCGAACCTGGCGAAGATGCCGCACATCCTCATCGCGGGCGCCACCGGCGCGGGCAAGTCGACGTGCATCAACGGGCTCATCACCTCGATCCTGATGCGCGCCACGCCCGACGAGGTGCGGATGATCCTGGTCGACCCCAAGCGGGTCGAGCTGACGATGTACCAGGGCATCCCGCACCTGATCACGCCGATCATCACCAACCCCAAGAAGGCCGCCGAGGCCCTCGAATGGGTCGTCGGCGAGATGGACCGCCGCTACGACGACCTCGCCGCGTCCGGGTACCGGCACATCGACGACTTCAACAAGGCGGTGAAGGCGGGCAAGCTCAAGCCGCCGCCCGGCAGCGAGCGCGTCTACACCCCGTACCCGTACATGCTGGTGATCGTCGACGAGCTCGCCGACCTGATGATGGTCGCGCCCCGCGACGTCGAGGACTCGGTCGTCCGCATCACCCAGCTCGCGCGTGCCGCCGGCATCCACCTGGTCCTCGCCACGCAGCGGCCGTCGGTGGACGTCGTCACCGGGCTCATCAAGGCCAACGTGCCGTCCCGGCTGGCGTTCGCGACCTCCTCGCTGTCCGACAGCCGCGTCATCCTCGACCAGCCCGGCGCGGAGAAGCTCGTCGGGCAGGGCGACGCGCTGTTCCTGCCGATGGGCGCGAGCAAGCCCATGCGCCTCCAGAACGCCTACGTCGCGGAGAAGGAGATCCACGGGATCGTCGACCACTGCAAGGGGCAGATGGAGGCGAACTATCGGGAGGACGTCGCCGAGGCGAACAAGCCGAAGAAGGAGATCGACGAGGAGATCGGCGACGACATGGACCTGCTCGTCCAGGCGATCGAGCTGGTCGTGTCGACGCAGTTCGGGTCGACGTCGATGCTCCAGCGCAAGCTCCGCGTCGGCTTCGCCAAGGCCGGCCGGCTGATGGACCTGATGGAGAGCCGCGACATCGTCGGGCCGAGCGAGGGCTCCAAGGCGCGGGACGTGCTGGCCAAGCCGGACGATCTCCCCGGCGTGCTCGCGGAACTGCGCGGCGGCGGCTGA
- a CDS encoding GNAT family N-acetyltransferase: MADVGVRPARRADAAAVAAIQVRAWRHGYRELLPAGVLDRVTAPDAVAAWRERWAQAAAAPPSPRHRLLVAVASDLVVGFAAHAPAEDADLDAAATAELVALLVDPPHARAGHGSRLLAATADLLREDGFGTLVSWVFEDDEVTRTFLGSAGWGPDGTARTLDMGEPVRQIRLHTDISA; encoded by the coding sequence ATGGCCGATGTGGGGGTGCGGCCCGCGCGCCGGGCGGACGCGGCCGCCGTCGCCGCCATCCAGGTGCGGGCGTGGCGGCACGGGTACCGCGAGCTGCTGCCGGCCGGCGTCCTCGACCGGGTGACCGCGCCCGACGCCGTCGCGGCGTGGCGGGAGCGGTGGGCGCAGGCGGCCGCCGCGCCGCCGAGCCCCCGGCACCGGCTGCTGGTCGCGGTGGCGTCCGACCTGGTCGTGGGGTTCGCCGCGCACGCCCCCGCCGAGGACGCCGACCTCGACGCCGCCGCCACCGCGGAGCTGGTCGCGCTGCTGGTCGACCCGCCGCACGCCCGCGCCGGGCACGGCAGCCGGCTGCTCGCCGCGACCGCCGACCTGCTGCGAGAGGACGGCTTCGGCACCCTCGTCAGCTGGGTCTTCGAGGACGACGAGGTCACCCGGACGTTCCTCGGCTCGGCCGGCTGGGGCCCCGACGGCACGGCCCGGACGCTCGACATGGGCGAGCCCGTCCGGCAGATCCGCCTGCACACCGACATCAGCGCCTGA